One window from the genome of Garra rufa chromosome 1, GarRuf1.0, whole genome shotgun sequence encodes:
- the engl gene encoding transforming growth factor beta receptor type 3, which yields MPRTGDALLFFLLAVVGTAVSCAVYDWSIFPVSAVTLRDHKCRGEFNGSHFLLVFPVISCGTEGEMDGANGRIHYTNTVFLWKKKPSKGLSNETDMEVLDETSPLAIQIGCDSSLITLVSPADVTPTSRPEEALRFSLWVPKGPATPVLSMELFVTEAYEKRAVGPCVITAYDRVYAQISVGAGVAEAVELQSCLVSPLSDPQAHNGWSIIKDSCPSDPSFKLNHRETWESTDSTAHDEDEEDEKTDRKDNRRPPQPLSRWRQTASRSKDERARQNKDKRPNRVRARKPEERRRKRREDEHETANTLRFSFVLRPIFNNSIQFLHCQLRLCASDEGHSGAAARICTDGPPIPALTHTPASQQCEYRNLSRPVLVTYPAGFLAPPAGKLAQKPAEMSQQTPAHNETNEGPVLVVVFSAFVMGLCLMGSLWCIYSHTGSRDITQRDLGIIETMRQDNSFRNPTTLMEQNGSVTLHEVN from the exons ATGCCCCGGACGGGTGATGCTCTACTCTTCTTCCTGCTGGCTGTGGTCGGAACTGCAG TGTCCTGCGCCGTGTATGACTGGAGT ATTTTCCCAGTGTCGGCAGTGACTTTGCGAGATCACAAATGCCGGGGTGAATTTAATGGAAGTCATTTCCTGTTGGTTTTTCCTGTCATTTCCTGCGGGACAGAAGGAGAAATGGATGGAGCGAACGGAAGAATTCATTACACAAATACA GTGTTCCTGTGGAAAAAGAAACCATCTAAGGGCTTGAGTAATGAGACGGACATGGAGGTGCTGGATGAGACAAGTCCACTGGCCATTCAG ATCGGCTGTGATTCGTCTCTGATCACTCTCGTGAGTCCAGCAGACGTGACGCCAACCTCCAGGCCTGAGGAGGCCCTGCGTTTCAGTCTATGGGTACCAAAAGGCCCCGCCACTCCAGTCCTGTCCATGGAGCTGTTTGTTACCGAGGCCTATGAGAAGAGAGCCGTGGGGCCCTGTGTGATCACCGCATATGACCGCGTCTATGCACAG ATCTCAGTGGGTGCTGGTGTTGCGGAGGCCGTAGAGCTCCAGTCTTGTCTGGTCTCTCCTCTCTCAGATCCACAAGCTCACAACGGATGGTCCATCATCAAAGACTCCTGCCCCTCCGACCCATCCTTCAAATTGAACCACAGAGAAACCTGGGAATCCACAGACAGCACAGCACATGATGAAGATGAGGAAGACGAGAAGACAGACAGAAAAGACAACAGAAGACCACCGCAGCCGCTCTCTCGCTGGAGACAGACGGCGAGCCGCAGCAAAGATGAGAGGGCGAGACAAAATAAAGACAAGAGACCCAACAGAGTCCGAGCGAGGAAACCTGAGGAACGCAGGCGGAAGAGACGGGAGGATGAACACGAAACTGCAAACACGCTGCGGTTCAGTTTTGTCTTGCGGCCCATCTTTAATAACTCCATCCAGTTCCTGCACTGCCAGCTGCGTCTGTGCGCATCGGATGAGGGGCACTCAGGGGCCGCAGCTCGGATCTGCACAGACGGGCCTCCGATACctgctctcacacacacacctgcttctCAACAG TGTGAGTACAGAAATCTGTCTCGGCCTGTGTTGGTCACATATCCTGCTGGGTTTCTGGCTCCCCCTGCTG GTAAACTTGCTCAAAAGCCTGCTGAGATGTCGCAACAGACTCCTGCACACAACG AAACAAACGAGGGTCCTGTGTTGGTGGTCGTGTTCTCTGCGTTTGTGATGGGTTTGTGTCTGATGGGGTCGCTGTGGTGCATTTACAGTCACACAG GGAGCCGTGATATAACCCAGAGAGACCTAGGTATTATCGAAACCATGCGACAGGATAACAGCTTCAGAAACCCAACGACGCTGATGGAACAAAACGGCAGTGTAACGTTACACGAGGTGAACTAA